One Verrucomicrobiia bacterium genomic region harbors:
- a CDS encoding sigma-70 family RNA polymerase sigma factor produces MEQSEPELIAAVLRGDAASFEPLVEKYSPRVFATARRYARRESEVEDIVQEVWLKAFQKLSGFRGEAPFEHWLMRLAVRTCYDFLRGHQRNREMSFSELSQPESDWLEHFARQPDSASEEADAARQLIQRVLEHLSPSARLVITLQELEEHSIKEIANLTGWSVPLVKVRAFRARAEMRKVLAKIAKEKYL; encoded by the coding sequence ATGGAACAAAGCGAACCGGAACTGATAGCCGCCGTGTTGCGAGGAGACGCGGCGAGTTTCGAGCCGCTGGTCGAGAAGTATTCGCCGCGCGTCTTTGCCACCGCCCGGCGCTATGCGCGCCGGGAAAGCGAAGTCGAGGACATTGTCCAAGAGGTGTGGCTTAAGGCCTTCCAGAAGCTCAGCGGGTTTCGGGGTGAAGCGCCCTTCGAACACTGGCTGATGCGCCTGGCGGTGCGCACTTGCTACGATTTTCTGCGCGGTCATCAACGCAATCGCGAGATGAGCTTTTCCGAGTTGAGCCAGCCGGAAAGCGATTGGCTGGAACATTTTGCCCGGCAGCCGGATTCGGCCAGCGAAGAGGCCGATGCGGCGCGCCAGTTGATACAACGGGTGCTCGAGCACCTTTCCCCCTCTGCCCGGCTGGTCATTACGCTGCAGGAGCTGGAAGAGCACTCGATCAAGGAGATAGCGAACCTGACGGGGTGGTCGGTGCCGTTGGTGAAAGTGCGGGCCTTCCGGGCGCGGGCGGAGATGCGAAAGGTGCTGGCAAAAATCGCAAAGGAAAAGTATCTGTAA